The following coding sequences are from one Lolium rigidum isolate FL_2022 chromosome 6, APGP_CSIRO_Lrig_0.1, whole genome shotgun sequence window:
- the LOC124661619 gene encoding platelet glycoprotein Ib alpha chain-like, whose protein sequence is MAASFFHPLLPPKPVLPTPAPKPQLPLTTTAVRCTASPNSKPPTTTTTNTKPTQQESTQEQEPTPDEANANPRSIPDDETPPSATATTSFSVVRRIPSAISTDGRLRRTALTQEEPPNFEIGWKRTKPVPPEKPKGWAIADFLEKLEGLMARGRYGSGPLLGTVAGVVTERAREEAEILMAEGGVDERVATELFRVLRLVEMDVEMVKAAVKEETVKERVETARARCRQAILVALSL, encoded by the coding sequence ATGGCCGCCTCCTTCTTccaccctctcctccctcccaagCCCGTCCTCCCCACTCCCGCTCCCAAACCCCAACTCCCCCTTACCACCACCGCCGTGCGCTGCACCGCGTCGCCCAATTCCAAACCgcccactaccaccaccacaaaCACAAAGCCCACCCAGCAAGAGAGCACCCAGGAGCAAGAACCCACCCCGGACGAGGCCAACGCCAACCCCCGCAGCATCCCCGACGACGAGACCCCGCCGTCGGCGACGGCGACCACCTCCTTCTCGGTGGTCCGCCGCATCCCGTCCGCCATCTCCACGGACGGCCGCCTCCGCCGGACGGCGCTGACGCAGGAGGAGCCGCCCAACTTCGAGATCGGCTGGAAGCGCACCAAGCCCGTGCCCCCGGAGAAGCCCAAGGGCTGGGCCATCGCCGACTTCCTCGAGAAGCTCGAGGGCCTGATGGCGCGCGGCCGGTACGGGTCCGGCCCGCTGCTGGGCACCGTGGCGGGCGTCGTCACCGAGCGCGCTCGGGAGGAGGCGGAGATCCTCATGGCCGAGGGcggcgtcgacgagcgcgtcgccACGGAGCTCTTCCGCGTGCTGCGCCTCGTCGAGATGGACGTCGAGATGGTCAAGGCCGCCGTCAAGGAGGAGACCGTCAAGGAGCGCGTCGAGACGGCGCGCGCGCGCTGCCGCCAGGCCATCCTCGTTGCGCTCTCGCTCTGA